From a region of the Babesia bovis T2Bo chromosome 1, whole genome shotgun sequence genome:
- a CDS encoding putative integral membrane protein, with protein MNICGCINRHIESIRFRWQRRRYLWRASYYYTGMSVALVAGLVLTFTFHYLITKFSFFISYSCSARSIRMITWYITMQMLLIGVVLIMAIFMARVCNMFSNVIISDSMTTERLMTMLGCSIKWLPWVMAALMAITIIFHSSSMIWMFANSRQWCENRFNEAAVNAVRNCRLIVRGNVPCTLTMTSGLHKEIRECNSPQYLLSKRLMLLALVENTSRLPCSVADPAVCNAFNEVLSGRDVDWSRGELRGCLGKIPESLDAFIDAATSSDLYKYLMLYSIIWAVVFFLLICFFYLMKHTTEFDAIIYQAKDPTENIIVKIMQPFTPWS; from the exons atgaatatatgtGGATGTATAAATCGCCATATAGAGTCTATTAGGTTCCGATGGCAGCGTCGCAGGTACCTATGGAGAGCTTCGTACTACTATACGGGGATGAGCGTTGCTCTTGTGGCAG GGTTGGTATTGACGTTTACATTTCACTATCTGATTACCAAATTCTCATTCTTCATAAGTTACTCATGTTCAGCACGTAGCATCCGTATGATCACCTGGTATATTACCATGCAGATGCTTCTTATAG GTGTCGTTCTGATTATGGCTATATTTATGGCTCGTGTTTGTAACATGTTCTCTAATGTGATAATCAGTGACTCAATGACCACTGAGCGGCTTATGACTATGCTAGGATGCAGTATAAAGTGGTTACCTTGGGTGATGGCTGCTCTTATGGCTATAActattatatttcattCATCTTCTATGATATGGATGTTTGCCAATTCACGTCAATGGTGTGAGAATCGTTTCAATGAAGCTGCTGTGAACGCTGTGCGTAACTGCAGGCTCATTGTACGGGGTAATGTGCCGTGCACATTGACCATGACCAGTGGTTTACACAAGGAAATCCGTGAGTGCAACAGTCCACAATATCTCCTCAGCAAGCGTCTTATGTTACTGGCTCTAGTGGAAAACACTTCACGATTGCCTTGCTCGGTAGCTGATCCAGCTGTATGTAATGCTTTTAATGAGGTATTATCAGGTAGAG ACGTTGACTGGTCAAGAGGCGAACTTCGTGGATGCCTTGGTAAAATTCCGGAATCTTTGGATGCATTTATCGATGCTGCAACTTCCAGTGACCTTTACAAGTACCTTATGTTATACAGCATTATATGGGCTGTTGTATTCTTTTTGCTTATATGTTTCTTTTACTTGATGAAGCACACCACTGAGTTTGACGCCATTATTTACCAGGCTAAGGATCCCACTGAAAACATAATCGTCAAGATAATGCAGCCTTTTACTCCGTGGTCATAG